The Sebastes umbrosus isolate fSebUmb1 chromosome 23, fSebUmb1.pri, whole genome shotgun sequence genome contains a region encoding:
- the ing3 gene encoding inhibitor of growth protein 3: protein MLYLEDYLEMIEQLPLDLRDRFTEMREMDLQVQNATDQLEQKVIEFFVNAKKNKPEWREEQMEVIKKDYYKALEDADEKVQLANQIYDLVDRHLRKLDQELAKFKMELEADNAGITEILERRSLEMDSPSQPVNNHHAHSHTAAEKRKYSAPTHHTTEHVPEKKFKSEALLSTLTSDASKENTPGGRTNSTSSSTNNAYSVNSSQPLASYNLSSLPAGPGAGAGAITMAAAQAVQATAQMKEGRRTSSLKASYEAIKNNDFQLSREFALSRDNTGYSSSALASTLTQTLTPTTASDSRGRKSKSSIKSSNHQSSSSSSSSSLSSCSSSSALAQELSQQASALPEAEANSQVDWTYDPNEPRYCICNQVSYGEMVGCDNTDCPIEWFHYGCVGLTEAPKGKWFCPQCTAAMKRRGSRHK, encoded by the exons ATGTTGTACCTGGAGGATTACCTGGAGA TGATCGAGCAGCTTCCCCTGGACCTGCGCGACAGGTTCACGGAAATGAGGGAGATGGACCTGCAGGTTCAGA aCGCCACGGATCAGCTGGAGCAGAAGGTGATCGAGTTCTTCGTCAACGCCAAGAAGAACAAACCAGAGTGGAGAGAAGAGCAGATGGAGGTCATCAAGAAG GATTATTACAAAGCTCTGGAAGACGCAGATGAGAAAGTCCAGCTGGCCAATCAGATTTATGACCTG GTGGACCGTCACCTGCGTAAACTGGACCAGGAACTGGCCAAGTTCAAGATGGAGCTGGAGGCCGACAACGCCGGCATCACTGAGATCCTGGAGAGAC GATCTTTAGAGATGGACAGTCCATCTCAGCCGGTCAACAACCATCACGCCCACTCTCACACCGCCGCCGAGA AGAGGAAGTACAGCGCTCCGACTCACCACACTACAGAACACGTTCCAGAGAAGAAGTTCAAGTCTGAAGCTCTGCTGTCCACGCTCACATCAGACGCCTCTAAGGAGAACACGCCAG GCGGCCGTACCAACAGCACGTCTTCGTCCACCAACAACGCGTACAGCGTGAACTCCTCTCAGCCGCTGGCCTCCTACAACCTGAGCTCTCTGCCGGCGGGGCCCGGGGCTGGCGCCGGCGCCATCACCATGGCTGCTGCTCAGGCTGTACAGGCCACCGCACAG ATGAAGGAGGGCAGAAGGACGTCCAGTCTGAAAGCGAGCTACGAAGCCATCAAGAACAACGACTTCCAGCTGAGCAGAGAGTTCGCTCTGTCCCGGGACAACACCGGGTACTCGTCCTCCGCTCTGGCCTCCACCCTCACCCAGACCCTCACCCCCACCACCGCCTCCGACTCCAGAGGACGCAAGTCCAA AAGCAGCATCAAGTCTTCCAACCACCAGTCCTCTtcatcgtcctcctcttcctctctgtcgtCGTGCTCTTCGTCATCAGCGCTGGCTCAGGAGCTTTCCCAGCAGGCCTCAGCGCTGCCCGAGGCTGAGGCCAACAGCCAAGTGGACTGGACCTACGACCCCAACGAGCCCCGATACTGCATCTGCAACCAG GTGTCTTATGGAGAAATGGTCGGCTGTGATAATACAGAT tgtcCCATCGAGTGGTTCCACTACGGCTGTGTGGGTCTGACGGAGGCTCCCAAAGGGAAGTGGTTCTGTCCTCAGTGTACCGCCGCCATGAAGAGGAGAGGCAGCCGCCACAAATAG
- the tspan12 gene encoding tetraspanin-12 has protein sequence MAREDAVRCLRCLLYALNLLFWLMSACVLGVAAWIRDHLNTVLTLTAHTRLEEAAVLTYSPAVHPVIIAVCCFLIIVAMVGYCGTLRCDLLLLSWYFCSLLVIFCVELASAVWTYDEPSVQRSDMISLKSRMPSYGLQRYQWLTHTWDSFQTEFKCCGVIYFTDWLEMTEMEWPPDSCCSSQYPGCARHAHYHDLSDLHQEGCGPKIYSFIRGTKQLQALRFLGVSIGVAQILAMALTLTLLWALYYGRKSPELDSTAPPPTDDSTPLTVTHGPSAEASPSGCNHTMTAAAAASKPSELQIEMECLS, from the exons ATGGCTCGGGAGGACGCGGTGAGGTGTCTGCGATGTCTGCTGTACGCGCTCAACCTGCTGTTCTGG CTGATGTCAGCATGTGTGCTGGGAGTGGCAGCCTGGATCAGAGACCATCTGAACACCGTACTGACCCTGACGGCTCACACCAG GTTGGAGGAAGCAGCCGTCCTCACGTATTCTCCGGCTGTTCACCCCGTCATCATCGCCGTGTGTTGTTTCCTCATCATCGTGGCCATGGTGGGATACTGTGGCACGCTCAGGTgtgacctgctgctgctgtcctgg TATTTCTGCAGCCTGCTGGTGatcttctgtgtggagttggCCAGCGCTGTTTGGACCTACGATGAG CCCTCCGTGCAGCGCTCTGACATGATCAGTCTGAAGTCTCGGATGCCGAGCTACGGCCTGCAGCGCTACCAGTGGCTCACACACACCTGGGACAGCTTCcagacagag TTTAAATGCTGCGGGGTGATCTACTTCACTGATTGGCTGGAGATGACAGAAATGGAGTGGCCacctgactcctgctgctccagTCAGTATCCAGGATGTGCTCGCCACGCCCACTACCACGACCTCAGCGACCTGCACCAAGAG GGTTGTGGTCCAAAGATCTACAGTTTCATTCGAGGGACGAAGCAGCTGCAGGCGTTGCGTTTCCTGGGCGTGTCCATCGGCGTGGCTCAGATCCTGGCCATGGCGCTCACCCTCACACTGCTCTGGGCGCTTTATTACGGGAGGAAGTCTCCAGAGCTGGACTCCACGGCGCCGCCGCCGACGGACGACTCCACCCCCCTCACAGTGACACATGGACCCTCAGCTGAGGCTTCACCGTCAGGCTGCAACCACACGATGaccgccgccgctgccgcctCCAAGCCGAGTGAACTCCAGATTGAGATGGAATGTTTGTCGTAG